In Segatella copri, the DNA window GAAGCGGTTAGAACTGAAACATATTACCTTTACCTCGCCCGATTTGCCACCTTATTTTGATGGTTACCGTCTGGTACAGATTACCGACTTTCATCTCGGTTCGTTTCCTCCCGGCAATGATTTCGTGCAGAAGGTGGTGGATGCGACCAACAATGAAGAACCCGATATGATTCTCTTTACGGGCGATCTGGTCAATAACCAAGCCAGCGAAGTGGAGCCTTATCTGGATACGCTGGGGCAGCTTCATGCGTCAGATGGCATCTATTCTATCTGGGGAAATCATGATTATTGTGAATATGGCAACAATCATTCTATTGGCGCTTTGAAGAGAAACCGCCGTATGCTCTATGGTTATCAGGAAAGTCTGGGGTGGCATCAGCTGATGAACGAACATCATGTGGTGAGTCATGGTATGGCATCTATCGCTGTAATAGGCGTAGAGAATCCCGGTCAGCCTCCTTTCACCAATCGCAGTAATCTGAAGAAAGCGATGAAGGGGTTGAATCCAGATATGTTTAAAATCCTCTTGAGTCATGATCCTCACCATTGGCGCAGAGAAGTAGTTGGTAAGAAGATACAACTTACTCTGGCGGGACATACGCATGCCGGACAATTGAAAATAGGTAAATGGACGCCTGCCCGCATGGCTTTCAAAGAGTGGGGCGGAGCTTACCGCATTGGTGAGCAGATGCTCTATGTATCATCGGGGATTGGTGGTTCTTTCCCTTTCCGCCTAGGCGCATGGCCTGAACTGACAGTTATCACGCTGAAACGTGATTTATAGTTCTTAAAGATAACAAAACTGGTGTTTAAGTGTTAAAATACAGTTAAATGTTAGCTGTTTGAACCATTGTGATGAAAAAAACGTGTTAAAAATTTGGTGGTTCGAATAAATGTTGTACCTTTGCACTAGTTTTCGCATATATTTGGGCAAATGGGGGGTGTCGTGAGATTGTACTCCATTTGTTTTTTTGAAGCAAGGCGAAAATACTTCACATCAGAAGTAGCTGTTCACATTTTAATTTTACATTTAACATTGAAAACAATGAAGATTCCTGTAGAAGAACAATATAAATACGTAAAACTTACTCTCCCGGATGGAAGCAAGGCTGAAGGTCAGGCTGTCTTGTTGCATGCCTGTTGTGCACCTTGTTCGGCGGCTATCGTAGAATGTATGCTTCGTAATGGCATGAAGCCTACTGTATATTTCAGTAACAGTAATATCTATCCTCAGCAGGAGTATGATGTACGCAAACATGAACTGAAACGATTCCTGGAAGCCCAGAATGTACCTTATGTAGAGGATGAGTATGACCATCAGGAGTGGCTTTCTGTTATCAAGGGTTTAGAGGATGAGCCCGAGCGTGGCAGCCGTTGTTCTGTCTGCTTTCAGTTCCGCCTCTCTCATGCAGCCAAGTATGCGCAGGTGCATGGATTTCACCTTCTTACTACCACGTTGGCATCTTCGCGCTGGAAGAATATCAAACAGATAGATACTGCCGGTCATCTTGCCGTTGAGGCTTATCCTGATGTAGAATGGTGGGATATGAATTGGCGGAAGGGCGGTTTGCAGAATCGCCGAGGTGAACTCTTGAGAATCAATGAATTCTATAATCAGTTATATTGTGGTTGCGAATTCAGTATGAGATAAATGAAAAAGCCCAGGACATCACGCCCTGGGCTTTTTTATAAGAATCTGTGAAATCTGTAGTGCTTAAGAAAGACCAGTAATCTCACCGTTTACTACATCAATGCGCTCAGCCTGTGGGCTCTTTGGTAAGCCCGGCATACGCATGATAGGACCAGCGATGACTACAATCATCTCGGCACCCATATTTACGGTGATGTCGCGAACGTGGAGTTCGAAACCTTCTGTAGGACCGTATGCCTTGGCATCGGTAGAGAAACTGTACTGAGTCTTGGCAATACAGATAGGGAACTTTTCAGCACCCAGCTTCTTGATCTCTTCAATCATCGCCTTGGCAGAATCGCTCAATGTCACGCTGCCTGCTCCGTAAAGATTGAATGCAACCTTTTCTATCTTCTCCTCAACGCTATCGTTATCATCGTAAGCAAAATAGAGAGGGGCTGATGGACGCTCATCGATGGTCTTCACTACGAGGTTGGCAAGTTCAATGGCACCATTTCCGCCTTCGGCAAAGGCGCTGTTTACGGCGAAACCGCAACCCATCTCCTCGCAATGCTTGCGCAATACTTCAATTTCTTCATCTGTATCGGTTGCAAACTTGTTGAATGCAATCACTACAGTCTGACCAAAGCTCTGCAGGTTCTTTACGTGCTTGTCGAGGTTCCAGTAACCGGCTTCCATACCTGCGATGTTTGGCTTCTTGATATCTTCCTGAGCTACACCACCATGCATCTTCAACGCCTGGAGAGTAACAACGAGAACAGTGAGGTCTGGTTGCAAACCTGTCTTGCGGCATTTGATGTCATAGAACTTCTCTGCACCGAGATCTGCACCGAATCCTGCCTCTGTAATAGCATAGTCGCCATACTCAAGAGCAGCAGCTGTAGCCATGACGGAATTGCAGCCATGAGCAATGTTGGCAAAAGGACCGCAATGAACAAATGCTGGTGTACCCTCTGTTGTCTGAACCAGATTTGGCTTCAAAGCATCGAGAAGGAGAGCTACGATACTGCCACCTACACCCATATCCTTTACGGTAAATGGCTTGTCGTCCTCGGTGATGCCCAGGAGGATATTATCGATACGGCGACGAAGATCATCGATGCTTGTTGCGAAACACATGATAGCCATAATCTCAGAAGCTGGCGTAATATCGAAACCAGACTCTGTCTCGATGCCGTTCTTATCTCCTATACCGGTGATGATGCGGCGCAAGCCTCTATCGTTCACATCCATGACGCGACGCCAAAGAATCTTCTTGAGTTTGAAACCCTCTGCTTCGTGCTGGAAACGGTAATTGTCCAGAAGGGCAGAAATCATGTTGTTGGCCTCTGTGATGGCATGGAAATCGCCAGTGAAATGGAGATTAATCTTATCCATAGGCAAAACCTGGGCGTAACCGCCACCTGCTGCGCCACCCTTCATGCCAAAGCAAGGACCCAGAGATGGTTCGCGAAGTGCTACTACAGCCTTCTTGCCAATCTTCTGCATGCCCAATGCGAGACCTACAGATACCGTAGTCTTACCATTACCAGCCTTTGTAGGGCTGATAGCTGTAACAAGGATGAGATGGTGATTCTTAAACTTGTTGGTGTCAATCTTGTCCGTAGTAATCTTAGCGATGTAACGGCCGTAGTTTTCCACTTGGTCTTCATGGATTCCAAGTTCTGCTGCCACTTCATTGATAGGGCGCATTTTTACTGATTTAGCTATTTCAATATCTGTCAACATAAAAAGTAATGTTTTGTATTTTGAGTGCAAAGGTACGGAAAAGAATCCATATAAATGCATAGGAATGTATAAAAAAACAAAATAAAAAAAAAGGAAGACTTTCCCCATTTCCAAATGACGAAGTTTAAAAAAGGTAAATTGTAGGATTTTGTCGTGTGAATGTAGTACCTTTGCAAGCGAATTTATATTTTATAGTACGTATGAACAAGTCTTTAGCATTAGCTCATTTTCAGACGAGCTTTCAGTTTATCACGCATCAGAACGAGCGCTTCTCTTATCTCGAAGGTGCCTATCTGGCACTTATCGGAGGATGTGATTGGGTTCAGCTTCGCATGAAGGGGGCTACCGATGAAGAGGTAGAGCCTATAGCCCGTAAGTTAAAGTTGGCTTGCGAGGGTGCCGGTGCAACTTTTATCCTAGACGACCGTGTAGAACTGGTGAAGAAGTTACAGATAGATGGTGTACATCTTGGCAAGAACGATATGCCGGTTGATGAGGCCCGTAAGCTCCTGGGTGAAGAATTCATTATCGGAGGAACAGCCAATACATTTGATGATATTCGCCGTTTGCATGAACAGGGGGCTGATTATATCGGTTGCGGTCCGTTCCGCTATACTACTACCAAGGAGAAACTCTCTCCGGTGTTGGGTATAGAAGGTTACCGCCAGATTATTGAGCAGATGAGGGAGAATAAAATCTCTCTGCCTATGGTAGCCATCGGAGGTTTGACTCCAGACGATATAGATCCGCTTGCAGAATTGGGCATCGGTGTGGCAATGAGCGGTACCATCCTGAATGCGGAGAACCCTGTTACCATGACTCGTCAGATTCATGACAAGTGTTTCGGATTATTCATAGAAAATCTCAATCATTATTTTGAGAATCAGTAGAATGATACTCATAAATGATGATTTTTCATAGAAAAGAGAAGAAAGTTCAGGTTTTCTTCTCTTTTCTCATTTTATTGTTGTAATTTTGCATCCGCATTGCATAACTGTTGCAAGCCAATTACAAATAATGAATTTAAAAGACATGAAATTAATAGTGGGAATAAACTTAGGAAATATAGGAAAAACAGATGCTGTCGGAAAGAACGAGAACATCATGATATACGCACCTTCAAATAAAGGTGCTTAAAAACCCGGGCACAAACGTGTTCGGGCTTTTTTATTTTACTATATATAATAGGTGTAAAACCAACTCAAAATAGATAGTGTGTGCAAAATATATAATTATTAACTTTGTAAAAAAAAAGTATTAAAATGATGAAAACAGAATGGAGAGGTTTCAAAGGAAACATGTGGCAGAGTGAAGTGAATCTTCGTGATTTCATTCAGAACAACTACACTTGTTATGACGGCGATGAGTCGTTCCTTGCAGAACCAACTCAGGCAACTAACACCCTTTGGGGTATGTTGAAGGAACTCCAGAAGGAGGAGCGCGCCAAGGGTGGTGTGCTTGATATGGAAACAGAAATCGTTTCAGGATTGACAGCTTACGGTGCTGCCTATATTGGTGAGGGTACCAAGGATTTGGAGAAAGTGGTAGGTCTTCAGACTGATAAACCTCTGAAGCGTGCCTTCATGCCATACGGTGGTATCAAGATGGCGGAGCAGGCTTGTACAACATATGGCTATCAGCCATCTGAGAAGCTCCACGAAATCTTCCACAAGTATTGCAAAACTCATAATGATGGCGTATTCGATGCTTATACTCCAGAGATGAAGCTCGTTCGCCATAACCACATTCTTACCGGTCTTCCTGATACTTACGGTCGTGGACGTATCGTAGGTGACTATCGTCGTGTAGCCCTTTATGGTATCGACTTCCTCATCGAGGAGAAGAAGAACGACCTCGCTAACATGGGCGACCGTGAGATGATCGACGACGTTATCCGTCTTCGTGAAGAGGTTGCTATGCAGATCAAGGCGCTCAAGGGCTTGAAGGAGATGGCTCAGTTGTATGGCTACGATATCAGCCAGCCAGCTAAGAACGCTCGCGAGGCTGTTCAGTGGTTGTACTTCGGTTACCTCGGAGCTGTGAAGACTCAGAATGGTGCTGCGATGTCTGTAGGCCGTATCTCTACATTCCTCGATATCTATATCCAGCGCGACTTGAACGAGGGTACTCTTACCGAGGATGAGGCTCAGGAGCTCATCGACCACTTGGTCATGAAGTTCCGTATGGTTAAGTTCGCCCGTATCCCTTCTTACAACGAGCTCTTCACCGGCGACCCAGTTTGGGCTACTCTCGAAGTAGGTGGTATGGGTCAGGATGGCCGCTCAATGGTTACCAAGAACGACTTCCGTTTCCTCCACACATTGGAGAACATGGGTCCTTCACCAGAGCCAAACCTCACTGTACTCTATAGCTCTCGCTTGCCAAAGGCATTCAAGCACTACGCTTCTTTGATTTCTGTAAAGACAAGCTCTATCCAGTATGAGAACGATGACGTAATGCGCCCAGTTTGGGGTGACGACTATAGCATCTGCTGCTGTGTATCTGCTACACAGACAGGTAAGGAGATGCAGTTCTTCGGTGCACGTGCCAACTTGGCTAAGTGCTTGACCTACGCTGTTTCTGGCGGTGTTGATTCAAAGACACGCGAGCAGTGCGGTCCTAAGTATCGCGCCGTTGAGGGTGATGTATTGACATACGAGGAGTTCATGCCACGTTTCATGGATATGATGGACTGGTTGGCTGGCGTTTATGTGAAGACATTGAACCTCATCCACTACATGCACGATAAGTACTTCTACGAGGCAGCAGAGTTGGCGCTCATCGATACAGATGTTCGTCGTACTTTCGCTACAGGTATCGCTGGTTTCAGCCACGTAGTTGACTCTATCTCAGCTATCAAGTATGCCAAGGTAAACATCGTCCGTGATGAGACCGGTTTCCCTCTCAGCTTCAAGACCGAGGGCGACTTCCCACGTTACGGTAACGATGATGAGCGTGCTGATGAAATTGCAGTATGGTTGCTCAAGACCTTCATGAACATGATCAAGAAGCACCACACATACCGCAATTCAGAGCCTACTACATCTATCCTGACTATCACATCAAATGTAGTATACGGTAAGTACACCAGCAACATGCCTGATGGTCGTCCAGCCGGTGCTCCATTGGCTCCAGGTGCTAACCCATCTTACGGTGCAGAGAAGAACGGTCTTTTGGCTTCATTGAACTCAGTAGCTAAGTTGCCATACGAGTATGCTCTCGATGGTATCTCTAATACTCAGACCATCAGTCCAGGTGCTCTCGGACATAACGATGAGGAGCGTGCCCAGACATTGGTAGGTGTATTGGATGGTTACTTCAACCAGGGTTCTCACCACCTGAATGTGAACGTATTCGGTATCGACAAGCTCAAGGATGCGATGGAGCATCCTGAGAAGGAAGAGTACCAGAACTTCACCATCCGTGTGAGTGGTTACGCTGTTAAGTTCATCGACTTGACACGTGAGCAGCAGCTCGACGTAATCGCTCGTCAGGCTCACGAGAGACTCTAAGGAAGTGAAGAATGAAGAGGGAAGAGTGAAGAATCCTCTTGTCTCTTTGTAACATATAGATTGCCCGCTAGATTTTCTTTCCGAGGATATTTAGCGGGCATTTTAGCTTATTTAACTGCAAAATGGAGCAAGATATTGATAAATTTACTAATTTTGCAGTATGAATTTATCAAAAGATGGGAAAAGGACTTTATTTGCTGAAGCGAGTAAGTTCTGTTTGGACATTGCTAAGTTAGTTATTGGTGGTGTTCTTCTGGCGAGCATCATGAAGGAAGATATAGATAAAGTAACTCTTTATATGTTAGGAGTTCTTATAGTCTTATTCTTTACCTTTTTGGGCTTCTTGTTTTTAATCATTTCTAAAAAGATAAAATAATATGGGTGTATTTCTTTTTTTAGGTGTTATAGCCTTATTTATGAGTCTTTTTGCATTGTGGGGAATATATGATCTTCGAAAGAATGCATAAGGGTTTTGTACACAGCATAGAGAGCTTTGGTTCTGTAGATGGACCAGGCATCAGATTTTTGATTTTCCTGCAGGGGTGTCCGATGCGCTGCCAGTTCTGCCATAACCCGGATTCATGGAAGATGGGAGTAGGAGAGGAATGGAGTGCCGATGATCTGCTGGATAAGGCAGAGCGATTCAAGAGTTATTGGGGGGACAAGGGCGGTATTACCGTAAGTGGTGGAGAAGCCCTGATGCAGATAGACTTTCTCATCGAACTTTTCGAGAAAGCCCATCAGCGTGGCATCAACACTTGTCTTGATACATCAGCGCAACCCTTCCGAAAAGAGGGTGCTTTCTTCGATAAATTCGAGCGTCTGATGACCGTCACAGATACTGTTCTTCTTGATATCAAGCATATCAACGATGAAGAGCATCGTAAACTCACCCGCCATTCTAATGTAAACATACTGGATTGTGCACGATATTTAAGCGAGATACACAAACCAGTATGGATTCGTCACGTCCTGATTCCAGGTATTACCGACAAGGATGAATACCTCAATCAGTTGCGCGATTTTCTCTCAACACTCTCTAATATTGAGCGAATAGATGTCTTACCCTATCATACGATGGGTATCTACAAGTATGAGAAACTAGGTATTGCCTACCCGCTGGAAGGCATAGATCCTCCTACTAGTGATCGCATAGCTCATGCAGAAGCAATCTTGCAAGAGGCACTTTAGCCTCTTGCAAGACTGCTTAGATGAGCGTCTAGCGAACTGGTGAGACGGGCTTTGATGATAGGCTTTGTGATGTAGTCGTTTACTCCAAGCTCATAGCACTCATCAATATTATCCTTGTTGCTTAACAGGGAAACCACGATGATGGCCATTTCGTTTTTCGAGTATTTAGAGCGTACATGGTCTATTACGTCCCACCCATTTACATGTGGCATCATCAAGTCGAGCAGTATCACGTCCGGCTTGAATGAGTCAATCAGTTCAATGGCTTCTTTTCCGCCATTTGCAGTTTTCACGTCGATGTCAAAGTCCTTTATCATTTCAGAGATAGTTTCAATATTTTCTGAAATATCATCGACGATTAGCACTTTGTTCTTTTCCATTTTTCACTGGTTATTATATAGGTTCTTTCCGATCTTGAAGATCTAGTTTCTTGGCTTGTGAATGCCGTAGATGTCGCACATGAATCCTTTATCAGTGATTAGATTGTTCATGTCGATACTGTCGAACATCTTGTGATGAGTACCGATTACCACAATCTGATACTCTTTTTCCAGAACTTTAGGATCATCTGTCACCTTGATGTTATATTCTTCTTTTACTTCCTTTACATCTACCAATGGATCGTAGAGTGTGGTTTTGTAACCTGCTCCTACCAGGTTGATATAGAGATCGGCTACTTTTGTGTTTCTGATATCATCGCTGTCTGGCTTGAACGAGAAGCCGAGGATCAGCACGTTAGTCTCCGGAGCCTTGAACTTTCTGCTTTCAGATGCATTCTTTATCTTTCCAGCCATCCATACCGCCATCTGCTCGTTAACCTCGCGGGCTGTAGAGAGCAGCGATGGTACCACGTCAACCTCCTGTGCCTTGTTAATCAGGTAGTATGGGTCTACCGCGATGCAGTGACCGCCAACGAGTCCTGGAGTAGCTGGCACGAAGTTCCATTTTGTGCTAGCTGCCGCCGTTACGTCTTCAATGTTGATGTTCATCTTGTCGAAAATCTTTTCCATCTCATTGAAGAAGGCTATCTGTATGTCTCTCTGGCAGTTCTCCATCAGTTTACATGCCTCTGCTATTTTGATACTCTTCGCCTTGTAGGTGCCATGGGTAAGTACTGAAGCATAGAGGCTGTCGATGATAGCTGCTGCTTCGGGTGTAGAACCGCTGGTAACCTTCACGATGTTCTCGATGGTATGAACAGTATCGCCCGGGTTGATGCGCTCTGGCGAGAAGCCTACAAAGAAACTCTGGTTCAATTTCAATCCAGATGTAGATGCCAGTAATGGGGCGCAGACCTCTTCTGTCAGACCTGGGTAAACGGTACTCTCGTAGACTACGATATCACCTTCTTTCAGAATCTTGCCAACCTCAGCTGTAGCATTGCGCACGCAACTGATGTCTGGCTTGTTCGATTTGTTCACCGGTGTCGGTACAGCGATGATATACACGTTACACTTCTTCAGGTCATCAATATTGCTGGTCAGTTTCAGTCCCTGTTCCAAAGCTTTGGATACAGGTCTGTTGTCTTCCATCGTGCTTTTGGCTAACTTGGCTACCTTCTCAGCTTTGATGTCATAACCCCATGTATCGTATTTCTTTGAGAATAAGCATGCCAGTGGAGTACCAACATACCCCAAACCTATTACTCCAATCTTAAACTCAAAAGACTTGTTTATCATATACTATATTGTTTATGTTTTATAATGTTATTTCTTTTATTGGGAGCTCCCTGCTGTGTTTGCGTTACAGCAAGTAACTCGGGTCTTTTAGATTCCTTCAAGCTGAGCATAGCGCGAAGTCTTCTCAGGGTTCCATGCGTCCTTGTAAGAACGGCGGAAGAAGATTTCTTGCAGATGAGCCGACAGACGGGCGATACGCAGGAAATAACCTGTATAAGGCGACATCAGTGGCAGATATCTGTAGAGGAACCACACGTCTTTCTTTCTTTCTGAAACCATCAGCACCAGGAGGAAGGCAAGCTGCGAGAAGCATACTCTGATAAAGTAGCCCAGCGCCAGCACCTCGATGATGTGCGTGTTAAACGTGATGGCGAGCTTGATGATATACCACAACCACAGGAAATTGAGGAAGCAGTCGAAAACCACACTCTCCATGTTGGATAACCAGTTAAGGATACTCCAGTTCTTTGTAGGCAGCAGAATGTCGGCATGCTTGCGGAGACGGAATCTCACGAGCGAGCGCGACCATCTGATGCGCTGATGATACAGCTTATACCATTTGGTAGGCACATTGGTCATACAGATGGCATCTTCGGCAAATTTCACTTTATATCCGGCTTTGCGGATCTTCTGTGTCAGGTCACCGTCCAGTCCCGGTCCTATGTCCCAATAGCCCACTTCCTTCAGTGTCTTTCTTTCGAAGGCTCCGAACGCTCCCGAAATGATGTGGTAGATACCCAGTTCGCTGGTTACGATACGTCCCACCTGTATTCGCTTCAGGTATTCGAAAGCCTGCAGCGATGAGCAGATGGTCTCCTTGTAGTTGCGCACTTTCACACATCCTCCTACGCCCTTTACCATTCCGTCGATGTAGAAGGGGAGTAGAATCTTCTCCAGTGCATCACGGTCGAGCGAAGAGTCGGCATCCAGACATACGATGTATTTGCCTCTTGCCATCTGGGCTCCATAGTTGCTGGCGGCAGCTTTACCGCCTCTTGTATCCAACCTCAGGTAGTGGGTGATATACCCGGCTCTGTAGAGGTCGTTACAAATCAGTTTGGTGTCGTCGTCGCTACCATCGTCTACCACGATGATTTCGTAGTTGCGGTAGGTTTGCTCAGCCAGCGAGTTCACCATTTTGAATATATGTTTGCCTTCGTTCTTTCCCGGTACGA includes these proteins:
- a CDS encoding metallophosphoesterase; the protein is MKKVLKKVLRSIFYIVVMSVLAFLPDFWLWHIGVSEWPLLLAILWWVPSLLLVLAEVGLQMGFFHKLSVRVLFTTILFSAFPKVVFILFDAFLPWFFALIPALGVMGWFAFGFIEGWKRLELKHITFTSPDLPPYFDGYRLVQITDFHLGSFPPGNDFVQKVVDATNNEEPDMILFTGDLVNNQASEVEPYLDTLGQLHASDGIYSIWGNHDYCEYGNNHSIGALKRNRRMLYGYQESLGWHQLMNEHHVVSHGMASIAVIGVENPGQPPFTNRSNLKKAMKGLNPDMFKILLSHDPHHWRREVVGKKIQLTLAGHTHAGQLKIGKWTPARMAFKEWGGAYRIGEQMLYVSSGIGGSFPFRLGAWPELTVITLKRDL
- a CDS encoding epoxyqueuosine reductase QueH; its protein translation is MKIPVEEQYKYVKLTLPDGSKAEGQAVLLHACCAPCSAAIVECMLRNGMKPTVYFSNSNIYPQQEYDVRKHELKRFLEAQNVPYVEDEYDHQEWLSVIKGLEDEPERGSRCSVCFQFRLSHAAKYAQVHGFHLLTTTLASSRWKNIKQIDTAGHLAVEAYPDVEWWDMNWRKGGLQNRRGELLRINEFYNQLYCGCEFSMR
- a CDS encoding formate--tetrahydrofolate ligase; protein product: MLTDIEIAKSVKMRPINEVAAELGIHEDQVENYGRYIAKITTDKIDTNKFKNHHLILVTAISPTKAGNGKTTVSVGLALGMQKIGKKAVVALREPSLGPCFGMKGGAAGGGYAQVLPMDKINLHFTGDFHAITEANNMISALLDNYRFQHEAEGFKLKKILWRRVMDVNDRGLRRIITGIGDKNGIETESGFDITPASEIMAIMCFATSIDDLRRRIDNILLGITEDDKPFTVKDMGVGGSIVALLLDALKPNLVQTTEGTPAFVHCGPFANIAHGCNSVMATAAALEYGDYAITEAGFGADLGAEKFYDIKCRKTGLQPDLTVLVVTLQALKMHGGVAQEDIKKPNIAGMEAGYWNLDKHVKNLQSFGQTVVIAFNKFATDTDEEIEVLRKHCEEMGCGFAVNSAFAEGGNGAIELANLVVKTIDERPSAPLYFAYDDNDSVEEKIEKVAFNLYGAGSVTLSDSAKAMIEEIKKLGAEKFPICIAKTQYSFSTDAKAYGPTEGFELHVRDITVNMGAEMIVVIAGPIMRMPGLPKSPQAERIDVVNGEITGLS
- a CDS encoding thiamine phosphate synthase, whose translation is MNKSLALAHFQTSFQFITHQNERFSYLEGAYLALIGGCDWVQLRMKGATDEEVEPIARKLKLACEGAGATFILDDRVELVKKLQIDGVHLGKNDMPVDEARKLLGEEFIIGGTANTFDDIRRLHEQGADYIGCGPFRYTTTKEKLSPVLGIEGYRQIIEQMRENKISLPMVAIGGLTPDDIDPLAELGIGVAMSGTILNAENPVTMTRQIHDKCFGLFIENLNHYFENQ
- the pflB gene encoding formate C-acetyltransferase, which encodes MKTEWRGFKGNMWQSEVNLRDFIQNNYTCYDGDESFLAEPTQATNTLWGMLKELQKEERAKGGVLDMETEIVSGLTAYGAAYIGEGTKDLEKVVGLQTDKPLKRAFMPYGGIKMAEQACTTYGYQPSEKLHEIFHKYCKTHNDGVFDAYTPEMKLVRHNHILTGLPDTYGRGRIVGDYRRVALYGIDFLIEEKKNDLANMGDREMIDDVIRLREEVAMQIKALKGLKEMAQLYGYDISQPAKNAREAVQWLYFGYLGAVKTQNGAAMSVGRISTFLDIYIQRDLNEGTLTEDEAQELIDHLVMKFRMVKFARIPSYNELFTGDPVWATLEVGGMGQDGRSMVTKNDFRFLHTLENMGPSPEPNLTVLYSSRLPKAFKHYASLISVKTSSIQYENDDVMRPVWGDDYSICCCVSATQTGKEMQFFGARANLAKCLTYAVSGGVDSKTREQCGPKYRAVEGDVLTYEEFMPRFMDMMDWLAGVYVKTLNLIHYMHDKYFYEAAELALIDTDVRRTFATGIAGFSHVVDSISAIKYAKVNIVRDETGFPLSFKTEGDFPRYGNDDERADEIAVWLLKTFMNMIKKHHTYRNSEPTTSILTITSNVVYGKYTSNMPDGRPAGAPLAPGANPSYGAEKNGLLASLNSVAKLPYEYALDGISNTQTISPGALGHNDEERAQTLVGVLDGYFNQGSHHLNVNVFGIDKLKDAMEHPEKEEYQNFTIRVSGYAVKFIDLTREQQLDVIARQAHERL
- a CDS encoding DUF6722 family protein, coding for MNLSKDGKRTLFAEASKFCLDIAKLVIGGVLLASIMKEDIDKVTLYMLGVLIVLFFTFLGFLFLIISKKIK
- the pflA gene encoding pyruvate formate-lyase-activating protein, translated to MHKGFVHSIESFGSVDGPGIRFLIFLQGCPMRCQFCHNPDSWKMGVGEEWSADDLLDKAERFKSYWGDKGGITVSGGEALMQIDFLIELFEKAHQRGINTCLDTSAQPFRKEGAFFDKFERLMTVTDTVLLDIKHINDEEHRKLTRHSNVNILDCARYLSEIHKPVWIRHVLIPGITDKDEYLNQLRDFLSTLSNIERIDVLPYHTMGIYKYEKLGIAYPLEGIDPPTSDRIAHAEAILQEAL
- a CDS encoding response regulator — encoded protein: MEKNKVLIVDDISENIETISEMIKDFDIDVKTANGGKEAIELIDSFKPDVILLDLMMPHVNGWDVIDHVRSKYSKNEMAIIVVSLLSNKDNIDECYELGVNDYITKPIIKARLTSSLDAHLSSLARG
- a CDS encoding nucleotide sugar dehydrogenase, which encodes MINKSFEFKIGVIGLGYVGTPLACLFSKKYDTWGYDIKAEKVAKLAKSTMEDNRPVSKALEQGLKLTSNIDDLKKCNVYIIAVPTPVNKSNKPDISCVRNATAEVGKILKEGDIVVYESTVYPGLTEEVCAPLLASTSGLKLNQSFFVGFSPERINPGDTVHTIENIVKVTSGSTPEAAAIIDSLYASVLTHGTYKAKSIKIAEACKLMENCQRDIQIAFFNEMEKIFDKMNINIEDVTAAASTKWNFVPATPGLVGGHCIAVDPYYLINKAQEVDVVPSLLSTAREVNEQMAVWMAGKIKNASESRKFKAPETNVLILGFSFKPDSDDIRNTKVADLYINLVGAGYKTTLYDPLVDVKEVKEEYNIKVTDDPKVLEKEYQIVVIGTHHKMFDSIDMNNLITDKGFMCDIYGIHKPRN
- a CDS encoding glycosyltransferase family 2 protein, encoding MFSIAEHLNDFFDWISTLSFSSIVNTYWFLFFIEMPRYYILEYLVIGNRLMKRNRIDKEKEYAKYFLYRENPLISILVPGKNEGKHIFKMVNSLAEQTYRNYEIIVVDDGSDDDTKLICNDLYRAGYITHYLRLDTRGGKAAASNYGAQMARGKYIVCLDADSSLDRDALEKILLPFYIDGMVKGVGGCVKVRNYKETICSSLQAFEYLKRIQVGRIVTSELGIYHIISGAFGAFERKTLKEVGYWDIGPGLDGDLTQKIRKAGYKVKFAEDAICMTNVPTKWYKLYHQRIRWSRSLVRFRLRKHADILLPTKNWSILNWLSNMESVVFDCFLNFLWLWYIIKLAITFNTHIIEVLALGYFIRVCFSQLAFLLVLMVSERKKDVWFLYRYLPLMSPYTGYFLRIARLSAHLQEIFFRRSYKDAWNPEKTSRYAQLEGI